The Neobacillus sp. OS1-2 genome includes a window with the following:
- a CDS encoding phage tail protein produces the protein MSYIVDFKNVSTVGLESSPVVDALAGLRANEARYFMNKYKHEFTVVPASESQETLDYVNRILKEERDIEFAAKPLETSRFQVENIKMAYVFYEDGLAVNVMYTVDDPKPKRAVGFKLSEGMEVPKELEGKFKFARQKSKLAGTIRGSYFVIKGEY, from the coding sequence ATGTCTTATATCGTTGATTTTAAAAATGTGTCTACGGTTGGTTTAGAGTCCTCACCTGTAGTAGATGCGCTTGCTGGTTTACGTGCGAACGAGGCCCGTTACTTTATGAATAAATATAAACATGAATTTACGGTGGTACCGGCTAGTGAAAGCCAGGAGACCCTCGATTATGTGAACAGAATTCTGAAGGAAGAGCGTGATATTGAGTTTGCAGCCAAACCTTTAGAAACATCCCGTTTTCAAGTGGAAAATATCAAAATGGCCTACGTCTTTTATGAGGATGGTCTTGCGGTCAATGTCATGTATACGGTGGATGATCCTAAACCGAAGCGAGCTGTTGGTTTTAAGCTTTCGGAGGGGATGGAGGTACCAAAAGAGTTAGAAGGAAAGTTTAAGTTTGCAAGACAGAAGTCTAAACTAGCTGGAACCATTCGGGGTTCGTACTTTGTCATTAAAGGAGAATATTAA
- a CDS encoding HTH domain-containing protein codes for MKKVERINIIMRYINNRAHFTISEIMQEFNISRSTAIRDIREIEAMGMPLVAEVGRDGGYFVMQNSVLPVVRFTDNEVKALFIAFMATRNQQLPYLKSRQSLAEKLLGLISENQQEILVLLNQLLLFEGTNPHNPDLLELSDLPHPMLERLIQILLLDRYLFITIQEETVIKSYPIYLLQLYHERSLWLIEGFDLQEERKHIFPVDKLTHIEPYSAEKRPSKKRILEKIRKQEEGINLVLELGPKAIAQFKKYHPLKVSISYTNPYQTTAILKTFINTTMPKELEEITNWLLFLGEDIKIKEIPEEILKGIQNRVDLYTP; via the coding sequence ATGAAAAAAGTTGAACGAATTAATATCATCATGCGGTATATCAATAACCGCGCCCACTTTACCATTTCTGAAATCATGCAAGAATTTAACATCTCTCGTTCGACAGCGATTAGAGATATCAGAGAAATTGAGGCCATGGGGATGCCACTTGTTGCTGAAGTGGGAAGGGATGGCGGTTATTTTGTCATGCAAAATTCTGTCCTGCCCGTTGTTCGCTTTACCGATAATGAAGTCAAAGCTCTTTTTATCGCCTTCATGGCCACACGAAATCAGCAGCTTCCCTATTTAAAGAGTCGCCAGTCGTTAGCTGAAAAATTACTAGGCCTCATCTCAGAAAACCAGCAGGAGATCCTCGTTCTGTTAAACCAACTCTTGCTTTTTGAAGGGACGAACCCGCATAATCCCGACTTACTGGAACTTTCAGATCTCCCCCATCCCATGTTAGAAAGACTCATCCAAATCCTTCTGTTGGATCGCTATTTATTCATTACCATCCAAGAGGAGACGGTCATAAAGTCTTATCCCATTTATCTCTTGCAGCTTTATCATGAAAGAAGCCTTTGGCTCATAGAGGGCTTTGACTTACAGGAAGAAAGGAAGCATATTTTTCCTGTCGACAAACTCACCCATATCGAACCCTACTCGGCGGAAAAAAGACCAAGTAAGAAAAGGATTTTAGAAAAAATAAGGAAACAGGAGGAAGGAATCAATCTAGTCCTTGAACTTGGTCCAAAAGCGATTGCCCAGTTCAAAAAATACCATCCATTAAAAGTTTCCATTTCCTATACAAACCCATACCAAACCACAGCCATTCTAAAAACTTTTATCAATACTACTATGCCCAAAGAATTGGAAGAGATAACAAATTGGCTACTTTTCCTCGGTGAAGATATCAAAATCAAGGAAATACCAGAAGAAATCTTAAAAGGGATACAAAATAGAGTAGACCTATACACCCCATGA
- a CDS encoding GyrI-like domain-containing protein: MAQYTLEEKDGFTVLGIGTELKSHYTDFAGITKEKADFWQAVSQDGRLDTLKALATNDYIFAVNEAVNNKMMHYAGVMTEKELPEADRVIQFPKGEYLVVKGEGKTSEELSNQLTGIAFGQVLPEAKNFAYVGGPNATVEMGQRDGVVYGEIWIPVVRK, encoded by the coding sequence ATGGCACAATATACCCTTGAAGAAAAAGATGGCTTTACCGTTTTAGGTATTGGAACGGAGCTTAAGAGCCATTACACAGACTTCGCTGGCATAACCAAGGAAAAGGCAGACTTTTGGCAGGCTGTGAGCCAAGATGGAAGACTTGACACGTTAAAGGCCTTAGCCACAAATGACTACATTTTCGCCGTGAACGAAGCGGTGAACAACAAGATGATGCATTATGCTGGTGTCATGACAGAGAAGGAGTTACCTGAAGCCGACCGCGTGATCCAATTTCCTAAAGGGGAATACTTGGTTGTGAAAGGGGAAGGGAAAACGTCTGAAGAGTTGAGTAATCAGCTAACTGGCATTGCCTTTGGTCAAGTCTTGCCAGAAGCAAAGAATTTTGCCTATGTGGGCGGGCCCAATGCAACGGTGGAGATGGGGCAGCGCGATGGCGTTGTTTATGGTGAAATCTGGATTCCGGTGGTTAGGAAATAA